A genomic segment from Ptychodera flava strain L36383 chromosome 19, AS_Pfla_20210202, whole genome shotgun sequence encodes:
- the LOC139118538 gene encoding tripartite motif-containing protein 2-like: MAAYSTVKTEDLDQHFLQCAFCLERLRQPKILNCLHTFCRDCLEQWVKKNYGKLICPVCRNEYPLPEEGIAGLPDNFFINNMIDFLEDRKNGKAVSSIPCHGCEKGATTYCADCTEFLCPDCSHVHRRLKVTRMHRQLSMEEYQSSQDGAFSTPRPVSCPSHEGSEIEYYCETCDVPICLKCTVVEHRVPEHKHQYCSDAADKQRPILEKLLHRAQEKIPIFENALDNVKFVLQQLDGENEASVERIREQKRSLLATIEQKERSLLQDLAETYRGKRKILEAQQDGLMLALGNLNSGCDFTENLLKHENEVAMLAVKKQTSQKIQDLLKMSQELNTRPEENACLQFLPNDKLLQNVRQERFGVLIRGNAVAANSSLNAEGQQFVTVGEKHTLVLSTRDRNDKEVTQGGAMVTAKVRSPSGAVAMVKVTDNKNGTYDITFRPNMEGRYKLYVSVFGQQVNGSPLTIDVNPPRKLTLVIGKRGEASGMLKEPWGVAVSPNTSDVVVADSGNNRVQVFHKAGPFKREFTFHGFEKKFDPLDVAVTHDDRIVISDYANKQIIVCDMGGRMIRTFGSDMMKWPWGVAVNSYGDIHVVDYEDHCLRIFDCDGVYIKTIGNKGSAPGQFRNPLCVAINSRNNIIVTDRENSRIQIFDEEGNLLYIFKAPGEEEGQFKYPTGIAVDVNDNIIVCDDWNNRVQMFRPDGTFVRRIDSDADGLRYPDGVAVTPDERVVVCDYGNDCLKVFDCKSFSQPRAQVFVVLNEAGTTKKVVTSSVPNVFVA; this comes from the coding sequence atggcggcataCAGCACCGTCAAGACCGAAGATCTCGATCAACATTTCTTGCAGTGTGCCTTCTGTTTGGAGAGACTCAGACAGCCTAAAATTCTGAATTGTCTACACACTTTCTGTAGGGACTGTTTAGAACAGTGGGTGAAAAAGAACTACGGAAAGCTTATCTGCCCCGTGTGCCGGAATGAGTATCCTCTTCCGGAAGAAGGGATCGCCGGACTTCCGGATAACTTTTTCATCAACAATATGATAGATTTCTTGGAAGACAGGAAGAACGGAAAAGCTGTCAGTTCTATACCGTGTCACGGGTGCGAGAAGGGCGCGACTACCTATTGTGCCGACTGCACGGAGTTCCTGTGCCCCGACTGTTCTCACGTACATCGCAGGTTAAAGGTCACTCGCATGCACCGCCAACTATCTATGGAGGAGTACCAGTCGTCACAAGATGGCGCCTTCTCCACACCTCGACCTGTCTCGTGTCCGAGCCATGAAGGCAGCGAAATCGAATATTACTGTGAGACTTGTGATGTGCCAATTTGTCTGAAGTGCACAGTGGTTGAGCACAGAGTTCCCGAACACAAGCATCAGTATTGCAGCGACGCCGCCGACAAACAGAGGCCGATATTGGAGAAACTGCTTCACCGGGCTCAGGAGAAAATCCCAATCTTTGAGAATGCCCTCGATAACGTCAAATTCGTCCTGCAGCAGCTTGATGGTGAGAACGAGGCATCTGTCGAGAGGATCCGAGAGCAGAAGCGAAGTTTGCTGGCCACAATTGAGCAGAAGGAACGGTCACTTTTGCAAGATCTCGCAGAGACATACCGCGGAAAGAGGAAGATTCTAGAAGCACAGCAGGATGGTTTGATGCTTGCACTTGGCAATCTCAACAGCGGCTGTGATTTCACCGAAAACCTCCTGAAGCATGAAAACGAAGTGGCCATGTTGGCAGTGAAGAAACAAACCTCCCAGAAAATACAAGATTTGCTGAAGATGTCCCAAGAGTTAAACACACGACCAGAAGAAAACGCCTGCCTTCAGTTCCTGCCCAACGACAAGCTATTGCAAAACGTAAGACAGGAACGGTTCGGCGTCCTCATCAGAGGCAACGCAGTGGCTGCGAATTCTTCCCTCAACGCCGAGGGCCAGCAGTTTGTCACAGTCGGCGAGAAGCACACACTTGTCCTGTCCACAAGGGACCGAAATGATAAAGAAGTTACCCAAGGCGGTGCCATGGTGACAGCTAAAGTCAGGTCACCAAGCGGTGCAGTTGCAATGGTCAAAGTCACAGACAACAAGAACGGCACTTATGACATCACATTCCGCCCAAACATGGAGGGAAGATACAAgctgtatgtgtctgtctttgGGCAACAGGTAAATGGCAGTCCCCTCACCATCGATGTCAATCCACCTAGAAAGCTAACCTTGGTTATTGGCAAAAGAGGTGAAGCtagtggcatgctgaaagagCCATGGGGAGTTGCAGTCTCTCCTAATACATCCGATGTCGTTGTCGCTGATTCCGGTAACAACCGGGTCCAGGTGTTTCACAAAGCCGGGCCCTTTAAAAGGGAGTTCACCTTTCACGGATTCGAGAAGAAGTTTGATCCACTCGATGTAGCTGTCACTCACGACGACAGAATCGTGATATCCGACTACGCCAATAAGCAGATAATTGTCTGTGATATGGGCGGCCGCATGATACGCACCTTTGGCAGCGACATGATGAAGTGGCCTTGGGGTGTTGCCGTCAACAGCTATGGTGACATACACGTGGTTGATTACGAAGATCACTGCCTCCGTATCTTTGATTGCGACGGTGTTTACATCAAGACCATCGGTAACAAAGGCAGCGCCCCGGGCCAGTTTCGTAACCCCCTGTGCGTTGCCATCAACAGCAGGAACAATATCATCGTCACAGACAGGGAAAACTCCCGCATTCAAATCTTTGACGAGGAAGGCAATCTGTTGTATATCTTCAAGGCCCCCGGAGAAGAAGAAGGCCAGTTCAAATACCCGACTGGCATTGCCGTTGATGTCAATGATAACATCATCGTCTGTGATGACTGGAACAACCGAGTACAGATGTTCCGACCAGATGGCACATTCGTTCGCCGCATCGATAGCGATGCAGACGGATTGAGGTACCCGGATGGTGTAGCCGTGACGCCAGATGAGAGAGTTGTCGTCTGCGACTACGGCAACGACTGCCTGAAAGTCTTCGACTGCAAAAGCTTCTCGCAGCCCCGTGCCCAAGTCTTCGTGGTCCTGAACGAGGCTGGCACAACCAAGAAAGTCGTCACATCATCGGTGCCGAACGTATTCGTGGCCTGA